The Amycolatopsis umgeniensis DNA segment AAACCGCCGTGACGGCGCGAAGCGGTGTTGCGCACGACCAGAGAGGCCAGCGCTGGTTTCCCCCGCTCGACCCGGTCCGGCTGGACGGTCCGGCCGATCTCCACCTTCGGCCGGAACCTGGTGGTGGCCAAGGCGATCAGCACCGCGCCCGCCGAGATCCCGGCGAAGGCACGGAAAAACGTGTATCCGGCCAGCTCGCCGAGGGCGTAGAACCCGGCGGCGAAGGTGAGCACGATGACGCCGCGGCGGGTGAGCCGCACGCCTACCGCCCCATCGCGGCCATGGGAGCGGCCGTCGCGCCCAGGAGTTCGTCGACGATGTCGGCGGTCCGGCGCTGGTTGAGTTCCGCGTCCGGCGTCAGCACGAGCCGGTGGTCCAGCACCGGATGCGCGACGTCCTTGACGTCGTCCGGGGTGACGAAGTCGCGGCCGAAGGTGGCGGCGAGCCCCTGTGCCGCCCGGATCAGCGCGATGCTGCCCCGTGGGCTCGCGCCGTAACGGACGTCCGGATGCGAACGGCTCGCCGCGGCCAGCCGGACCGCGTAGTTGACGATCTCCGGTGCCAGATGGGACTTCCGGACCTCGTCGATCACCTGCTGGACGTCGGCGATGCTCAGCACCGGCTTCAGTTCGTCCGGGGTCACCCCGGCGCAGTCCCCCATCACCACCCGCATCTCGGATTCCAGATCCGGGTAGCCGACCGAAATACGCATGAGGAACCGGTCCAGCTGCGCCTCGGGCAGCCGGTAGGTGCCCTCGAGCTCGATCGGGTTCTGCGTGGCCACCACGAGGAACGGCCGCGGCACCGCCTGGCCGACCGAATCGACGGTCACCCGCCGCTCGGCCATCACCTCCAGCAACGCGGCCTGTGTCTTCGGCGTCCCCCGGTTGATCTCGTCCGCCAGCACCACGTTGGCGAAGATCCCGCCGGGGTGGAATTGGAACCGCTCGGTGTTCTGGTGGTAGACCATCACGCCGGTGATGTCGCCGGGCAGCAGGTCGGGCGTGAACTGGATCCGGCTCCACCGGCCGCCGATGCTGGCGGCGAGGCAGCGCGCGATCGTCGTCTTCCCGACGCCGGGCACGTCCTCCATCAGCAGGTGCCCTTCGGCGAACAGCGCCGCCACGGTGAGCCGGACGACCTCCGGTTTGCCGCGCACCACCGATTGCACGTTCTCGGCGATCTGCTCGAAGGCGACCCTGGGTGTGAGCGTCACAGAACTTCCTTGTCCTTTCGTCGGCGCAGTCCCACCAGCGCCATCGGGCCGAGCCAGAGCAGCGGGCCGCCACCGACCGTCGGCACGCCCCGCCAGGAGTCCGTCGCGGTGCCCGCGGAGGTCTTGATACTGGCGGTGATCGTGATGGACCCGGCCCAGGCGACCTCCGAGATGATCAGGTTCGTGGCCCCGGAACAGGCCACCGGCTTGGTCTTGGCGAAGAACTCCGCCTGGCAGGTCGCGGGGGCGCCCTTCCCGTCGGCGATCACGGAAACGATGAGGGAGCCGTCCTTGCCCTTCACCTGGGTGATCGTGATCGTCGGTGGCCCCGAAGCCACCGGCACGGTGACCTTCCGGCTGCCGGCGGCCCCGGTGAGCGCGGCCCCCGAACCGAACTTCGTGACCGCGCGGACCGTGACGGTCGCGGTGCCGGTGACCCCGGTGAATTCCGTGGACCTTGCCGAGAGTTCGCGCTCGCCCTTGCCGGTCGCGCTCACCAGGTAGTGCACCAGCGTCCCGCCACGGAGGTCGGGCTGGGTCCAGCTCACCGACACCTTCCCGTCGGCGCCGGCGTTCGCGGTGACGGCGGGTGCCGCGGCGGGCCGGTTCGCGGGAGCGGGGACGACAGCCTTGGCGCTGGCGCCCACCCCGACACCCGCCGAGTTCTCGGCGATCACGGTGATCACGTACGGGGTTCCGTTGGTCAGCCCGGAAACCGTGGTCCCCCGCGCTGATCCGGCGACCCGCGTGGATCCGCCGGTCCAGGTCACCCGATAGGCGGTGATCCGCGCGCCGTTGTCCGAGGCCGGGCTCCACGAGACCTTGATCGAGCCGTCCCCCGCCGTCGCGCTCACCTTCTTCGGTGCGCCGGGCGGAGTCGCCCTCGCCACCGGCGGAATCGCCTTCTGGGTGTTCGGCGACGGCTGCTGTTGTTGCGTTCGCTGCGGTTGCCTCGGCGGGGGTTCGTCGCCGGACGGCGGTTGCGGGGTGGCCGGCGGCGCGCCCGCGGTCTGGCTGTTGGCCGCCTTGTCGACGTCGACGTCGAGCACCGTGCCGTCTTCCCCGTTGACCACCAGCACATGCGAGCCGTCGGAGCTGTCGACGTAGATCCGGTTGTCCTCGCCCTTGGCAAGCCTCGCCGCCGCTGCCTGGCCGGGCACCTTCACCGTGGATTTGAGCTTGCCCGCCATGTCGTAGGTCAGGACCTCCCCGCGGGTCTCGTCGACCATGGCGAAGACGTTCGACGACGAGACCGGGCCGTTGAACCGGCTGCCCTTGGTCAGCTCGACCGAGATGGGCTTCGCGGACGGGCGATCCTGGTCCAGCCCGCTGATGTCGATGAGGTGGAGCTGGTTGCGCTCCGGGTCGGCGATGGCCAGCCGGTCACCGACGGCGCTGGTGGCCACCTGGGCCGACGGCGAGAGCTTGATGCCGAGAGGGAGGGCTTCGCCGAGCCCGTCGAGGCCGACGCGGTGGAGACTGTCGCCGGTGGTGTCGAGTACGACCGGCCGATCGCCGACCAGCGTGAGCCCGCCACCGTGCGACGGCGGGAGATGCGCGGTGCAGGTCAGGACGGCGGCGCCCTTGGGCAGCTCGCAGATCGAGCCGTTGTCGACGCGGTGCACCCACACCGTGCCGTCGAGGGTCGCGACCGGCCGGGACAGTGGCCCCCCTGCGGGCACTGTCGCGGTCGGGTCGCCGAGACGCACGATCTGGCCCGCGTTGCGGTAGACCAGGTACGGGCCGCCCGCGATCTCCAGCACGAACGGGGTTTCCGGCGCGGGCGGCGGCGTGGACTCCTCCACGCTCAAGGTCGCCTTGTCGAATTCCGTGATGCGGTTCCGCTCGACGACGTAACCCGAATCGTCCCCCTGCACGACCTGGCTGCCGCTTTCGGCGCCGGGTACGTTCGCGCGCGCGTCGACACGGTTCGTCGAACCGTCGACGTGGAACGCGGACTGGGCGGCGTCGTTGTAGACCCAGTGGCCGACCTGGACGAACTCCAGCCCCGCCGGGGTCGACGCCTGTCCGGTCACGGCCAAACCGACCAGCGCCAGGCAGCCCGCGACCACCAGCGCCACGGCCATCCGGGTCCTGGCCACCACGCTGAACCGCTTCGTGCTCCGCTCGTCGGTGTTCACGCGATCAAGCTAGAGACCGACCATGAAATTTCGATGAAACAGCCTGTCTCGGGCCTGCGGGCCCGTGTCATCGAAACCTCATGTTCGCCGGGCACGCTGAAGCGGACTCGGCTTGAGGAGGCACGACGATGACCGATCTCGGCGCGGCCAGGACGGACGGGCGGTACCAAGCGCCGCCCCAGCGGCTTCCCCAGCCGGCACCGGCCGTACCGCGGGCCGCGGCGCTGCCCGACCCGCTCGCGTACGCGGCGCCCGCCGCGCGGGCCGCCGCACGCGAGGCCGCGCTGGCCGCGTTGACCGCCGCTCGCCAGGCCGAACGACGGCCGCAGTGGTCCGCGACGGCACCCGCCCCCGCTCCGGTGCTCAGCGGTCCGCGGCCTAGTCCGCCGCCACCCGCCGCAGGACGGCGTCCCCACCGGATCGGCGTACTGCAGATCGTCTGCTGGCAGCTGGTCGTCGTCGCGCTGGTCCTGGTGGCGGGGCGGCCTTGGCCGCTGGCGGCCGCGGTGGTCACCGTCGCTGTGGTGACCACCGCGCTGACAGCGGTAAGGATTCGGGGCCGCTGGCTCTACGAATGGCTCGGTTCGGCGTCGGGATACCTGACCCGCGACCGCGACCGGGATCTCCGGACCGCGGGCGAGGCGGGCCGGGCGCTGCTGCTCCTGCTGTCGCCGGAAGCGGCCGGGACCACCGGCGAGATCGGCGACGAGGCGGTGTTCATGGTCAGCCGCGCCGACGGCATCACCGCTGTCCTGCAACCGAAATCGGCCGCGCGCGAGCGGCCGATGCCGTCACCGCTCGCCTTGCTGCCGCCGTCGCGCGAACAAGCGCTGGACGTCGCCGCGCAGGTCATCCAGCACGTCGGCGCGGACCGCTCACGGCCGCCGCGGGGCTGGGTCGCGCTGCAGGCGTTGCGCACTGTCGACGTCCACCACGACGCCGATGTGCGGCAGGCGCTCGGGAACACAGTCCGGCGTGTGCGCAGGCAACTCCGTCGCGAGGGCCTGCCGGTGCGGGCACTCGCCGAAAACGAGGTCCTCGGCGCACTCGCGTCGCTGGCGCACGTCACGGCGGGCCGGGCGCGGATCCGGGAGGAATGGCGGTTCTGGCACAGCGGCCCGATCTGCCAGGCGACCTTCCGCCTCGACGGCTGGGCCGCGCTGTCACCGGCGCACGAGACGGACCTTGCGCGCCGCCTGCTCGCCGCCGCGCCCCGGGCCGCGGTGACCCTCGCCGTGACCGCACGCCGGAGCGCCACCGAGACCGAAGCGCGAGTCAGCGCGGCGATCCGGATCGCCGCGGCGGGGCCTCAGGCCGTCGAACACGCGGTGCGGGACCTGGAACTCGCCGTCCGCCGGGGTGGGCTCATCCTGGAGCGTCTCGACGGCAGGCACGCCAAGGGGGTGGCGGCCACCTTGCCGATCGGGGTCAGTTGAGGACGACGATCGCGACGTTGAGCGCTGTCGCGTACAACGTCCAGGCGAGGTACGGCAGCAGCAACACGGCCGAAACCCGGGAAGACCGGCGGAAGTACAGCGCGGTGACGACGATGGCGATGTCGAGCAGCACGATGTCGGCCAGTGCGAGGCCGTACGCACCCGCCGCGAAGAACAGCGGAGTCCAAGCGGCGTTCAGCACCAATTGTGCCGCGTACCAGCCGAGTCCCCGGCGTTCGCCGCCGGATTTCCAGTACAGCCAGCCCGCCACGGCGATCCCGAGGTACAGGACCGTCCACACCGGACCGAACAGCCAGGCGGGCGGCGCGAACGGCGGCAGTTCGAGTCCATTGTAGACAGAACGGGCGTTCGCCGCGGCCAGCCCGCCCACGACCGCCGCGACCGCGACCGCGGCCAGGAACGGGAGGAACGCGAGTGGCGCGCGGAGTCGTCCCGGTATCGTGGTCATCCTTCGAGCGTAAGGCCGCGGACAAGGTCTCGCGCGCTCAAAAAACCCGTCGCGCGAGCCCGTAAGATCGGTGACGCGATGAACGACGAGACTTTCCTTGCCCACGTGGCCGACGGTCTGGCCGCACTGCCGTCCGTGAGCGCCGTCACCCTCGGCGGGTCGCGCGCCCAGCACACGCACGATCCCGGCAGCGACTGGGATTTCGCCGTCCACTACCGCGGCGGCTTCGACCCGGCGGATCTGCGCGCCGTCGGCTGGGACGGCGAAGTGTCCGAGATCGGCGCCTGGGGCGGCGGCGTGTTCAACGGCGGCGCCTGGCTCACGATCGACGGCAGGCAGGTCGACGTCCACTACCGCGATCTCGACGTCGTCGAGCACCACCTCGCCGAAGCCCGGCGGGGCCGGTTCCACTGGGAGCCGCTGATGTTCCACCTCGCGGGCATCCCGAGCTATCTGGTCGTCGCCGAACTCGCCGTCAACCGGGTGCTGCGCGGTGACCTGCCGCGACCGGACTTCCCGCAAGCCCTGCGGGAAACGGCTCCCCCGATGTGGCGAAGCCGCGCGGAACTGACCCTGCGCTACACGCGGGGCGCCTTCGTCCCGCGCGGAGCGGCCACGGAGGTCGCGGGCGCGCTGGCCACCGCCGCCATGGAGACGGCGCACGCGGTACTGGCCGCCCGCGGCGAGTGGGTCACCAACGAGAAACGGCTGTTGCGGCGGGCGGGATTGCGCGAGATCGACGAGATCGTCACCGGTCTGCGAGCGGATCCCGGCGCTCTCGCCCAGCCGGTGGACGAGGCGGAAGCGCTGCTTTTCGCCACTAAGTAGCCAAAATCGCCCGATAGGATTGTCGGATTTGGCCGACCGGAGCCACCGGGTTCTAGTTGTCACCATGTCCACGACCGACGTCTCCGCCCTCGCGCGGACCACCTTGGCCACCCACCAGTCGCTCTACCTCGCCACCGCCGGCGAATCCGGCCCCTGGGTGAACGGTGTGTTCTTCGCCGAAGCCGATCTGTTCACCCTCGTCCTCGTACTGGAGCAACGAGGCCGCACCCTCGCCTCGCTCCGGCTCAACCCGGTGGCCTCGGTCATCGTCTCCACCGGCTCGCCCGCCGACCCGTTCCTCCAGGCGATGGTCCGGGCCGAGATCCTGGACGGCGACCGGGCCCAGACCGCCCGCGACCTGCTCGTGGCGAAGGTGCCCTACGTCGCGCCGTTCCTGGACACGCCCATCGAGACCGTCCAGCTGACCGTGGAGTCCTGGCGCGTCACCGACATCCCCAACGGACTGCTGCCGGGCAAGGACCTCGCGGCCGTCTGAGCCCTGTGGCGCGGGTCACGGAATGAGCGGCGATCTTCAGCGCTACAGAGAGGTAAGACCCGTCCTCACCCAAGGGAGTGCCATGTCCGCCACCGCCACGCCGGAAGAAACCGCTCTGGCCGTCCCCGCGCTCGACGACTTCGATTTCCCGCTCACCGACGGTGCCGCCTGCCGCATCGAGGACCCGGACTGCGAAGCCTGCCAGTAAGTACGGCCATCCAGGGTGACGATGAAGGAATTGGGACGTCCAGCGTCCCAATTCCTTCATCGTCGGGCCGTCCTCGATACCGCCGCTTGGCACCCATCGGTGTGATCGCGGCCGCGTCGACGACCTCGACGCAGCCGAGAAGCACGCAGCCGTCCGCGAACTCGGAGCGCCGAGCCGGCTCTCCGCCGCGGCACGGTTCGGTACGAAGCCGGACGTCGTCAGCTGGGCCTGCTCCAGTTGCAGTTTCACACGCGGCATCGACGGCGCACACGAACAGTCTCGCGTCCTCGGCGAAAGGCTCGGCGTTCCCGCGAGCAGTACCTCCTTGGCGTTCCTGACCGCGCTCGCTCACCTGGACGTCGAGCGGGTGGCACTCGCCTCGGTCTATCACCGCGACACGACCGCGAGCTTCGCCGATTTTCTCGCGGAGGCGCGCGTCACCACCGTTCGTTCGGTCTCCGCCGACGCGCCCTCGGATCGGGCCCTCGCCGAGTGGGACAGCCGCCGCATCGCCGGACTCACGGCCGCGGCGACCACGTCGGAGCCGAAGCGATACTCGTCCCGGAAACCGCGCTGCACACGACGCCGCTACTCGAAGACCTCGAAAACGATCTCGGTAAACCCGTGCTCACGGCCACGGCGGTCACCCTCTGGGACGCCCTGCGCAAATTGGGTGCGCCACCCGTCCGGTCAGGGCTCGGCAGCCTGTTCGCCGCGACGCGCTAAGCGTCGATCCTGCCTCGCAGATCGTGCAGGATCTTCGTGAGCAGGCGCGAAACGTGCATCTGGGAGATGCCGATGCGTTCGGCGATCTGCGACTGGGTCAGGCCGTCGAAGAACCGCATCGTGACGATCGCGCGTTCCCGTTCCGGCAGTCGCTTCAGCAACGGGACCACCGTATGGCGGTCGTCGATGAGCTCGAAGCGGGAATCCAGTTCCCCCATCACCTCGGCCAGCGGCGCCGAGCCCTCGCCGTCGCCGACGGGCCGGTCCAGGGACGAAGTCTGGTAGCTGTTCGCGGCGAGCAGGCCCTCTCGCACCGTGTCGACGTCTTCGTCCAGATGGCCGGCGAGTTCGCTCGGCGTCGGCGCGCGGCCGAGGGTTTGCGTCAATTCGGTGGTTCCCCGCGAAAGCCGGGTGCGCAGCTCCTGCATCCCTCGCGGGACGTGCACCGCCCAGCCGGTGTCGCGGAAGAAACGACGGACCTCGCCCATGACCGTCGGCACCGCGTAGGGCAGGAAGTCCCCGCCCAGCGCGGCGTCGAACCGGTCCACGGCCTTCATCAGCCCGATCCGGGCCACCTGGACCAGATCTTCCCGCGGCTGGCCGCGGCCGCTGAACCGGAGGGCGATGTGTTCGGCGATCGGCAGGAATTCGAGGATCAGCCGCTCGCGCAGCCTCGCCCGCTCCGGGTGGCCATCGGGCAGAGCGGCCATCTGGTCGAAAAGAGGGCGGCAATGCGAGTAGTCGTCACTCCGTCGCGTCTTGCGGTCGGAGCGGGCCGGGAGCACTTCACCCCGCGAGGCGGACTGCTCGAGCTCTTCCATGAGGGACGACGCGTTCATCGACGGCTCATCTGTCCCTTCCGGACTCACGTGCGGCCTACTTCGTCATGGCGTAAATACCCGAGGGGCCGGAGCGGCAAACATCGACGCGACCGGACTGCCGGGTGGTGGCCGGTGTGTCAGCGTTGAAGGCATGACAGCACCAGGACCCGAACCCGAAGACGTCCCCGGTCTGGAACCAGGTGGTTCCGTGACACCCGGTGACGTCCCGCCCGACGCGGGGCAGACCTCCGGCCTGTCCCATCCGCAGCCGATCCCTTCACGCGGTCCGGCGATCGTCACGTTCGTCGTGATCGGCGTCCTGGTACTGGGCGTGGCCGGATTCTTCGTGTTGCGCGCGCTCGACCTGCTCTGAGCCGCCGAGGACCTACTCGGCGATCTTCAACGTCGTCAGCAGCCCGGTGAGCTCGATGGCCCTGCGCAAGACCTTGGACGGCGCGAAACTCAGGTCGATCCCCGACTCCTCGCAGAACCGGTTCAGCTGGACCAACACGGACAAACCCGAAGAATCGCAGAAGCCGACGCCGGTCATGTCCACCATCACGACGCGGGGAGCGCCCTCCAGCAACGCGCGGGTCTCCTCCAGGAGCCTGGGACTGGTCGAAATGTCGACATCGCCCGCCACCTCGACGGTGATGGCGCCGTCCGAGCGCGCCGCCTCGACCACGGTGAGAGGAGCGGACTGCCCGGTTTCGGTGTTGAACGCCATCCTTCGACGGTAGAAGCACACAGCTCGGGCCGCAACCGTCAAGTCTTTCGTCCTCTTAGGACAGTCTTAGGCTCACCGGGTGGGATACC contains these protein-coding regions:
- a CDS encoding AAA family ATPase; amino-acid sequence: MTLTPRVAFEQIAENVQSVVRGKPEVVRLTVAALFAEGHLLMEDVPGVGKTTIARCLAASIGGRWSRIQFTPDLLPGDITGVMVYHQNTERFQFHPGGIFANVVLADEINRGTPKTQAALLEVMAERRVTVDSVGQAVPRPFLVVATQNPIELEGTYRLPEAQLDRFLMRISVGYPDLESEMRVVMGDCAGVTPDELKPVLSIADVQQVIDEVRKSHLAPEIVNYAVRLAAASRSHPDVRYGASPRGSIALIRAAQGLAATFGRDFVTPDDVKDVAHPVLDHRLVLTPDAELNQRRTADIVDELLGATAAPMAAMGR
- a CDS encoding fibronectin type III domain-containing protein, whose amino-acid sequence is MNTDERSTKRFSVVARTRMAVALVVAGCLALVGLAVTGQASTPAGLEFVQVGHWVYNDAAQSAFHVDGSTNRVDARANVPGAESGSQVVQGDDSGYVVERNRITEFDKATLSVEESTPPPAPETPFVLEIAGGPYLVYRNAGQIVRLGDPTATVPAGGPLSRPVATLDGTVWVHRVDNGSICELPKGAAVLTCTAHLPPSHGGGLTLVGDRPVVLDTTGDSLHRVGLDGLGEALPLGIKLSPSAQVATSAVGDRLAIADPERNQLHLIDISGLDQDRPSAKPISVELTKGSRFNGPVSSSNVFAMVDETRGEVLTYDMAGKLKSTVKVPGQAAAARLAKGEDNRIYVDSSDGSHVLVVNGEDGTVLDVDVDKAANSQTAGAPPATPQPPSGDEPPPRQPQRTQQQQPSPNTQKAIPPVARATPPGAPKKVSATAGDGSIKVSWSPASDNGARITAYRVTWTGGSTRVAGSARGTTVSGLTNGTPYVITVIAENSAGVGVGASAKAVVPAPANRPAAAPAVTANAGADGKVSVSWTQPDLRGGTLVHYLVSATGKGERELSARSTEFTGVTGTATVTVRAVTKFGSGAALTGAAGSRKVTVPVASGPPTITITQVKGKDGSLIVSVIADGKGAPATCQAEFFAKTKPVACSGATNLIISEVAWAGSITITASIKTSAGTATDSWRGVPTVGGGPLLWLGPMALVGLRRRKDKEVL
- a CDS encoding type VII secretion protein EccE; the encoded protein is MTDLGAARTDGRYQAPPQRLPQPAPAVPRAAALPDPLAYAAPAARAAAREAALAALTAARQAERRPQWSATAPAPAPVLSGPRPSPPPPAAGRRPHRIGVLQIVCWQLVVVALVLVAGRPWPLAAAVVTVAVVTTALTAVRIRGRWLYEWLGSASGYLTRDRDRDLRTAGEAGRALLLLLSPEAAGTTGEIGDEAVFMVSRADGITAVLQPKSAARERPMPSPLALLPPSREQALDVAAQVIQHVGADRSRPPRGWVALQALRTVDVHHDADVRQALGNTVRRVRRQLRREGLPVRALAENEVLGALASLAHVTAGRARIREEWRFWHSGPICQATFRLDGWAALSPAHETDLARRLLAAAPRAAVTLAVTARRSATETEARVSAAIRIAAAGPQAVEHAVRDLELAVRRGGLILERLDGRHAKGVAATLPIGVS
- a CDS encoding TspO/MBR family protein, whose protein sequence is MTTIPGRLRAPLAFLPFLAAVAVAAVVGGLAAANARSVYNGLELPPFAPPAWLFGPVWTVLYLGIAVAGWLYWKSGGERRGLGWYAAQLVLNAAWTPLFFAAGAYGLALADIVLLDIAIVVTALYFRRSSRVSAVLLLPYLAWTLYATALNVAIVVLN
- a CDS encoding nucleotidyltransferase domain-containing protein, which gives rise to MNDETFLAHVADGLAALPSVSAVTLGGSRAQHTHDPGSDWDFAVHYRGGFDPADLRAVGWDGEVSEIGAWGGGVFNGGAWLTIDGRQVDVHYRDLDVVEHHLAEARRGRFHWEPLMFHLAGIPSYLVVAELAVNRVLRGDLPRPDFPQALRETAPPMWRSRAELTLRYTRGAFVPRGAATEVAGALATAAMETAHAVLAARGEWVTNEKRLLRRAGLREIDEIVTGLRADPGALAQPVDEAEALLFATK
- a CDS encoding pyridoxamine 5'-phosphate oxidase family protein, producing the protein MSTTDVSALARTTLATHQSLYLATAGESGPWVNGVFFAEADLFTLVLVLEQRGRTLASLRLNPVASVIVSTGSPADPFLQAMVRAEILDGDRAQTARDLLVAKVPYVAPFLDTPIETVQLTVESWRVTDIPNGLLPGKDLAAV
- a CDS encoding SigB/SigF/SigG family RNA polymerase sigma factor, translating into MNASSLMEELEQSASRGEVLPARSDRKTRRSDDYSHCRPLFDQMAALPDGHPERARLRERLILEFLPIAEHIALRFSGRGQPREDLVQVARIGLMKAVDRFDAALGGDFLPYAVPTVMGEVRRFFRDTGWAVHVPRGMQELRTRLSRGTTELTQTLGRAPTPSELAGHLDEDVDTVREGLLAANSYQTSSLDRPVGDGEGSAPLAEVMGELDSRFELIDDRHTVVPLLKRLPERERAIVTMRFFDGLTQSQIAERIGISQMHVSRLLTKILHDLRGRIDA
- a CDS encoding DUF6480 family protein; translation: MTAPGPEPEDVPGLEPGGSVTPGDVPPDAGQTSGLSHPQPIPSRGPAIVTFVVIGVLVLGVAGFFVLRALDLL
- a CDS encoding STAS domain-containing protein, with protein sequence MAFNTETGQSAPLTVVEAARSDGAITVEVAGDVDISTSPRLLEETRALLEGAPRVVMVDMTGVGFCDSSGLSVLVQLNRFCEESGIDLSFAPSKVLRRAIELTGLLTTLKIAE